The following coding sequences lie in one Haematobia irritans isolate KBUSLIRL chromosome 3, ASM5000362v1, whole genome shotgun sequence genomic window:
- the Torsin gene encoding torsin family member produces MAINYIFRATLCLVFVNVVRALFDPLSMGLAAGAALGFYKFDTLKDHTYCRFVECCNDDYIPGDIGKLETDLKDNLFGQHIVIQQLIPALKAHFTGKRNSRKPLVISFHGTPGTGKNFVADKIANRIYKEGNKSKFVHKYIGRGDFPLESHAEHYKARVVSDVRRAISVCPRSLFIFDEVDKMPPLVFDSLTSLINFNSVVDGVDSTQAMFIFLSNTAGVHISAKLGKLFNDGRLRENARLSDFEQILEKGAYNLEGGLKKTSLIESHLIDHFIPFLPLEKSHVYKCAKAEFRKWGKEPKDDVIEQLINDYINYDREHGIFATAGCKKLGNKVAVLANYT; encoded by the exons atggctataaattatatatttcgAGCCACGCTATGCTTGGTTTTTGTAAATGTCGTCAGAGCTCTTTTCGATCCTTTGTCAATGGGTCTGGCTGCCGGTGCCGCTTTAGGTTTCtacaaatttgatacattgaaaGATCATACATATTGCCGTTTCGTTGAGTGCTGCAACGATGACTATATACCCGGGGATATTGGCAAATTAGAAACGGATTTGAAAGACAATTTATTCGGTCAGCAcattgtgatacaacaattGATACCAGCTCTAAAAGCTCATTTTACGGGAAAACGTAATTCAAGAAAGCCATTAGTCATTAGTTTTCATGGTACTCCCGGGACAGGGAAAAACTTTGTGGCTGATAAGATTGCAAATCGAATTTACAAAGAAGGAAATAAAAGCAAATTTGTTCACAAATATATCGGAAGAGGAGATTTTCCTTTGGAATCACATGCCGAACACTATAAAGCTCGCGTTGTTTCGGATGTGCGTCGCGCAATTTCCGTTTGTCCACGCTCTTTATTCATATTTGATGAAGTTGACAAAATGCCTCCTCTGGTTTTTGACTCGCTCACATCACTGATTAACTTTAATTCCGTTGTTGATGGCGTAGACAGCACACAGGCTATGTTTATTTTTCTATCCAATACTGCCGGTGTACATATTTCTGCTAAATTGGGCAAGCTTTTTAATGATGGAAGACTGAGAGAAAATGCAAGGCTTAGTGATTTTGAGCAAATATTAGAAAAAGGAGCCTATAACTTGGAAGGTGGTTTAAAGAAAACTAGTCTTATAGAATCGCATCTTATTGATCATTTCATACCATTTCTGCCGCTTGAGAAATCCCATGTTTACAAATGTGCAAAAGCTGAATTTAGGAAGTGGGGAAAAGAACCAAAAGATGATGTTATTGA GCAATTGATTAACGACTACATCAACTATGATAGAGAACATGGTATATTCGCCACAGCAGGATGCAAAAAGCTAGGCAATAAAGTAGCCGTACTTGCGAATTATACATAA
- the mRpL30 gene encoding mitochondrial ribosomal protein L30: MISFKTLLSTSESHCLNAIRQYGKHNKKFLYKDGQKYGNIIYYPRTPDHKDPPVEPAKLFRIQRIKPVKGNPFWEKRLLKELGLDGKQGDFTVVKNIPENNARLWKIKHLIQVTPITFPHGEPTENDINHTYLKENGECIVTKEIGRVEDRIKALEIFENNPKRLDTDLLKKDSRMKWQNPW, translated from the exons ATGATATCATTTAAAACTTTACTAAGTACATCTGAAAGCCATTGTTTGAATGCGATTCGACAATATGGAAAACACAATAAAAAGTTCTTGTATAAAGACGGGCAAAAATATGGGAACATTATCTATTACCCACG taCTCCCGACCATAAAGATCCACCTGTAGAACCAGCCAAACTATTTCGCATCCAACGCATAAAACCCGTCAAGGGAAATCCTTTTTGGGAGAAGAGGCTACTCAAGGAATTGGGATTGGATGGTAAACAAGGTGATTTTactgttgtaaaaaatattccgGAAAATAATGCTCGCCTTTGGAAGATAAAACATTTGATACAAGTAACACCAATCACTTTCCCTCATGGCGAACCAACTGAGAATGATATCAATCACACTTATCTCAAGGAAAATGGTGAATGCATTGTTACAAAGGAGATCGGGCGAGTGGAGGACAGAATAAAGGCATTAGAAATCTTCGAAAATAACCCCAAACGACTAGACACTGATTTACTCAAAAAGGATTCTCGTATGAAATGGCAAAATCCATGGTAG
- the LOC142229744 gene encoding pre-mRNA-splicing factor 38B, producing the protein MEEDYASSSKKIGKIHNTLPLWGNEGTMNLNPLILANIQSSSYFKVHLFKLKTYHEVVDEIYYQVKHMEPWERGSRKTSGQTGMCGGVRGVGAGGIVSTAYCLLYKLYTLRLTRKQVNGLINHTDSPYIRALGFMYLRYTQPPGDLYDWYEDYLQDEEEIDVKAGGGQTITIGQMVYQFLTKLDWFSTLFPRIPVPIQKQIEKKLEQYCRENSVTLYQLGSGGANATTAAANTRNNTASDDPASWEGREPRSGRGTRDAPPPTYHRGEHDDRLDYPRDVDRYREHKSSKRYERNSSPESVYRGTSRERERYREKHKKKSKHKHRSRSRSRSPRGDAYYKSHSDRKRSERETHSHREHRSRAYDDDYAEERRRYR; encoded by the exons atgGAAGAAG ACTATGCTTCCTCttccaaaaaaattggtaaaatccaCAATACACTACCATTATGGGGAAACGAAGGAACCATGAACTTGAATCCTTTGATATTAGCTAATATACAGAGCTCTAGTTATTTTAAAG TGCATCTGTTTAAGTTAAAAACTTACCACGAAGTGGTAGATGAGATTTATTACCAAGTTAAACATATGGAACCCTGGGAGCGAGGGTCACGCAAGACAAGCGGCCAAACGGGCATGTGTGGCGGA GTTCGAGGAGTTGGAGCAGGAGGCATAGTGTCCACAGCCTATTGTTTGCTTTACAAATTGTATACTCTGCGTTTGACTCGTAAGCAAGTTAATGGTTTGATCAATCATACCGATTCCCCCTATATCAGGGCTTTAG GTTTTATGTATTTACGTTATACCCAACCACCAGGTGATTTGTACGATTGGTACGAAGACTATCTGCAGGACGAAGAGGAAATTGATGTTAAAGCCGGCGGCGGTCAG ACTATTACTATAGGTCAAATGGTATaccagtttttgacaaaattagattgGTTTTCCACACTATTCCCTCGCATACCAGTACCTATTCAAAAACAAATCGAGAAAAAACTGGAACAGTATTGCCGAGAGAACAGTGTCACGCTTTATCAGCTAGGTTCGGGAGGAGCTAATGCTACAACTGCTGCGGCAAATACCCGTAATAACACAGCATCCGATGATCCAGCCAGTTGGGAGGGTCGCGAGCCAAGAAGTGGTCGTGGTACTAGGGATGCCCCGCCCCCAACCTATCACAGAGGAGAACATGATGATCGATTGGACTATCCCCGAGATGTAGATCGCTATCGTGAACACAAATCGTCCAAGCGTTACGAGAGAAATTCATCGCCCGAAAGTGTATATCGTGGTACTAGCCGAGAGCGAGAACGCTATAGGGAAAAACACAAAAAGAAAAGCAAACATAAACATCGATCGAGGAGTCGTAGTCGTTCACCACGCGGTGATGCTTACTATAAATCCCATTCGGATCGTAAGAGATCCGAAAGAGAAACTCATTCACACCGTGAACACCGATCTAGAGCATATGACGACGATTATGCAGAAGAAAGAAGACGTTATAGATGA